A single window of Eucalyptus grandis isolate ANBG69807.140 chromosome 1, ASM1654582v1, whole genome shotgun sequence DNA harbors:
- the LOC120287186 gene encoding dirigent protein 21-like — MAASFQTNLILILLALVLSSSATTAQELDETESLSLGPEKLTRFRLYLHEIFDGSNATVVYAAHGNATNLVFGTVSVLNDIMALGPEADSKVVGRAQALLAIASQTESALTMIMNFVFTDGKFNGSVLTLAGRNNLNLKVREVPIVGGTGAFQFARGYVRTSTVFINQINKTAVAEYNVSVLHY; from the coding sequence ATGGCCGCATCGTTCCAAACAAACCTCATCCTCATTCTCTTGGCCTTAgtcctctcctcctccgccaccaccGCACAGGAACTCGACGAGACCGAATCGCTCAGCCTTGGGCCCGAGAAGCTAACCCGCTTCCGCCTCTATCTGCATGAGATATTCGACGGAAGCAATGCCACCGTCGTGTACGCAGCCCACGGGAACGCGACCAACCTGGTCTTTGGCACTGTGTCGGTGTTGAACGACATCATGGCCCTTGGACCCGAAGCGGACTCGAAAGTCGTCGGCCGGGCCCAAGCCCTCTTGGCCATCGCCTCGCAGACCGAGTCCGCTCTGACGATGATCATGAACTTCGTGTTTACCGATGGCAAGTTCAACGGGAGCGTGCTGACCTTAGCGGGGAGGaacaacttgaatctcaagGTCAGAGAGGTGCCGATCGTGGGCGGGACCGGAGCTTTCCAGTTCGCTCGGGGCTATGTTCGCACGAGCACGGTTTTCATCAACCAAATCAACAAGACCGCGGTGGCGGAGTACAACGTGTCTGTCTTACATTATTGA
- the LOC120287196 gene encoding dirigent protein 21-like: MAPFKTSFTILAAFFSLTFLTTIKSETLFARELSAPDQFGLKTEKMTHLRFYLHDIVTAQHPTAVPVAQAATTNTSSTSFGLVLVIDDPLTVGPDLNSTLVGRAQGMFVMSSQSEVSLTMTMNLVFTEGAYKGSTLSVLAQNLVMKNPRELAIVGGTGVFRFARGYIQLRTHTINMTTLNAIVKYDAYALHY, from the coding sequence atgGCTCCCTTCAAGACAAGTTTCACCATCTTGGCCGCATTCTTTTCCCTCACCTTTCTCACTACGATCAAATCCGAGACACTGTTCGCTCGAGAACTATCTGCTCCAGATCAGTTCGGGCTCAAAACCGAGAAGATGACCCATCTCCGCTTCTATCTTCACGACATAGTCACCGCGCAGCACCCTACTGCCGTGCCCGTCGCCCAAGCAGCGACAACAAATACATCATCTACGTCTTTTGGTCTCGTCTTGGTCATAGACGACCCGTTGACCGTGGGCCCAGACCTGAACTCAACGCTCGTCGGGAGAGCTCAGGGAATGTTTGTGATGTCATCACAAAGCGAGGTGAGCCTCACCATGACGATGAACTTGGTTTTCACGGAAGGAGCGTACAAGGGGAGCACGTTGAGCGTCTTGGCGCAGAACTTGGTTATGAAGAATCCGAGGGAGCTGGCCATCGTCGGCGGGACTGGCGTTTTCCGGTTTGCTCGTGGATATATTCAGCTGAGAACTCACACTATCAACATGACGACGCTGAATGCGATCGTGAAGTACGATGCTTACGCATTACATTACTGA
- the LOC120287203 gene encoding dirigent protein 21-like, which yields MARSLPKLILITLFFPLTIFAARSQTSARSLSIEAGPRRLEKLSHLHFYLHEMFTGPNFTATQVASAPTSSQSATSFGTVIVIDDMLKLGPDAGSKLVGQAQGLTSSVSQSGSALLMAANFVFSEGTFNGSRSTLEYARKEQLGARGEEYGDYRRDWSFPARTRLCSDQDSLH from the coding sequence ATGGCCAGATCTCTACCCAAACTCATCCTCATCACGCTTTTCTTCCCTCTAACCATCTTCGCCGCACGATCCCAAACATCCGCCCGCAGCCTGTCGATCGAAGCTGGGCCGAGAAGATTGGAGAAGCTGAGCCACCTCCACTTCTACTTGCACGAAATGTTCACTGGCCCAAACTTCACCGCCACACAAGTAGCCTCCGCCCCGACCTCTAGCCAGTCGGCCACATCCTTTGGCACTGTCATTGTGATCGATGACATGCTGAAGCTGGGCCCTGACGCAGGCTCAAAGCTTGTTGGCCAGGCCCAAGGCCTCACGTCATCGGTGTCGCAGTCCGGGTCGGCCTTGTTGATGGCCGCAAACTTTGTGTTCAGCGAAGGCACGTTCAACGGGAGCAGGAGCACTCTTGAGTATGCTCGGAAGGAACAGCTTGGCGCTCGAGGTGAGGAATATGGCGATTACAGGAGGGACTGGAGCTTTCCAGCTCGCACGCGGTTATGTTCGGACCAAGACTCACTCCATTGA
- the LOC120287199 gene encoding dirigent protein 21-like, whose translation MARSLPKLILITLLFPLTIFAARSQTSARSLSIEAGPRRSEKLSHLHFYLHEVFASPNFTATQLGPDAGSKLVGRAQGLTSLASRAQLALLMAVNLVFTEGKLQWEHFEYAREEQLGARGEGDGNYRRDGAFQLVRGYVRTKTRSIDRISGLLVSKYNVYILHY comes from the exons ATGGCCAGATCTCTACCCAAACTCATCCTCATCACGCTTCTCTTCCCTCTAACCATCTTCGCTGCACGATCCCAAACATCCGCCCGCAGCCTGTCCATCGAAGCCGGGCCGAGAAGATCGGAGAAGCTGAGCCACCTCCACTTCTACTTGCATGAAGTGTTCGCTAGCCCAAACTTCACCGCCACACAA CTGGGCCCTGACGCTGGCTCAAAGCTTGTCGGCCGGGCCCAAGGCCTCACGTCATTGGCATCCCGGGCCCAGTTGGCCTTGTTGATGGCCGTAAACCTTGTGTTCACCGAAGGAAAGTTACAATGGGAGCACTTTGAGTATGCTCGGGAGGAACAGCTTGGCGCTCGAGGCGAGGGAGATGGCAATTACAGGAGGGACGGAGCTTTCCAGCTCGTGCGGGGTTATGTTCGGACCAAGACTCGCTCCATCGACCGGATAAGTGGACTTCTCGTTTCGAAGTACAACGTCTACATTTTGCATTATTGA
- the LOC120287189 gene encoding dirigent protein 21-like produces the protein MAPFKTSFTILAAFFSLTFLTTIKSETLFARELSAPDQFGLKPEKMTHLRFYLHDIVTAQHPTAVPVAQAATTNTSSTFFGLVMVMDDPLTVGPDLNSTLVGRAQGMFVKSSQSELSLTMTMNLVFTEGAYKGSTLSVLAQNLILKNPRELAIVGGTGVFRFARGYIQLRTHTINMTTKNAIVKYDAYALHY, from the coding sequence atggcTCCCTTCAAGACAAGTTTCACCATCTTGGCCGCATTCTTTTCCCTCACCTTTCTCACTACGATCAAATCCGAGACACTGTTCGCTCGAGAACTATCTGCTCCAGATCAGTTCGGGCTCAAACCCGAGAAGATGACCCATCTCCGCTTCTATCTTCACGACATAGTCACCGCGCAGCACCCTACTGCCGTGCCCGTCGCCCAAGCAGCGACAACAAATACATCATCTACGTTTTTTGGTCTCGTCATGGTCATGGACGACCCGTTGACCGTGGGCCCAGACCTGAACTCAACGCTCGTCGGGAGAGCTCAGGGAATGTTTGTGAAGTCATCACAAAGCGAGTTGAGCCTCACCATGACGATGAACTTGGTTTTCACGGAAGGAGCGTACAAGGGGAGCACGTTGAGCGTCTTGGCGCAGAACTTGATTTTGAAGAATCCGAGGGAGCTGGCCATCGTCGGCGGGACTGGCGTTTTCCGGTTCGCTCGTGGATATATTCAGCTGAGAACTCACACTATCAATATGACGACGAAGAATGCGATCGTGAAGTACGATGCTTACGCATTACATTACTGA